In a genomic window of Gossypium arboreum isolate Shixiya-1 chromosome 9, ASM2569848v2, whole genome shotgun sequence:
- the LOC108455992 gene encoding uncharacterized protein LOC108455992 — MERISMGTSITRRAKWQYPPAQPTPRILHLPRRPRRKAPKPGPSKQPTWQKDRKGVLERFFDQERSFASGAVPVMLLTPRESEEERRRGRVEEEEKRGNTHNSVVFVEEEKWRFQAEMLRAECNLLRMERKIAIKKMERRRVHMERTLKSALEILLSGRKNICEGKDVNLVLLEEQINDLVEKIEKLQKRTGVKELEVKKCSNFDKHVCLLQRQLQKFGFGGLSDEEICVKEIREMAEASLSIKISNEGSGSFASTSHHHNRNVESLRRKMDGLLESMEEEYGSLLFTSNLSSSSSLQQSNKEEKIGHEPRVCSGHCKAIVERVVEQIRGETEQWSQMQDMLGLVRDEMEELHASRDFWEDRALDSENQIQSLQSAVKEWRQRAVSSEAKAEELETQIYVLRQEMERLRQGRDRKSVRPQIASPINQLEAQNETEKRVLVCRLKEDDPNPKDGRRKPQTCRRSPLTDIGNISTLKKQQQSGEATLPLFSLHKEEMKRSL; from the exons ATGGAGAGGATATCAATGGGAACAAGTATAACAAGGAGAGCAAAATGGCAATACCCTCCAGCGCAGCCAACACCAAGAATCCTTCATTTGCCACGCCGCCCTAGAAGGAAAGCACCAAAGCCCGGTCCTTCGAAGCAACCCACTTGGCAGAAAGACAGAAAAGGGGTGCTGGAGAGATTTTTTGATCAAGAGAGGTCTTTTGCAAGTGGGGCTGTTCCAGTGATGCTTCTGACTCCAAGGGAGAGTGAGGAGGAGAGGAGAAGAGGGAGAGTGGAGGAGGAAGAGAAGAGAGGAAATACTCATAACAGTGTCGTCTTTGTTGAAGAAGAGAAATGGAGGTTCCAAGCTGAGATGTTGAGAGCGGAATGTAACTTGTTGAGGATGGAAAGAAAGATTGCCATTAAGAAAATGGAGAGAAGGAGAGTTCATATGGAGCGGACCCTGAAATCTGCCCTTGAAATTTTGCTTTCT GGAAGGAAGAACATTTGTGAAGGGAAGGATGTGAACTTGGTGTTGTTGGAGGAGCAGATCAATGATTTGGTGGAGAAAATAGAGAAACTGCAAAAGAGAACAGGTGTGAAAGAGTTAGAAGTTAAAAAATGCAGTAACTTTGATAAGCATGTATGTTTACTCCAAAGGCAGCTACAGAAATTTGGGTTTGGAGGATTATCTGATGAAGAAATATGTGTGAAAGAGATCCGAGAGATGGCTGAAGCAAGCTTGTCAATCAAAATCAGCAATGAAGGGAGTGGCAGCTTTGCTTCTACTTCACATCATCATAACCGCAAT GTGGAGAGTTTGAGAAGAAAGATGGATGGATTACTAGAGAGCATGGAGGAGGAATATGGTTCCCTGCTCTTCACTTCTAAtttgtcatcttcttcatctttACAGCAATCAAACAAA GAGGAGAAAATTGGGCATGAGCCAAGAGTGTGTTCAGGACATTGCAAGGCTATAGTGGAGAGGGTGGTAGAGCAAATTCGTGGTGAGACAGAACAATGGTCCCAGATGCAAGACATGTTGGGGCTGGTAAGGGATGAGATGGAAGAACTTCATGCATCTCGTGATTTTTGGGAAGATCGAGCACTTGATTCTGAGAATCAGATTCAATCCCTGCAATCTGCT GTGAAAGAATGGAGACAGAGAGCTGTGTCATCGGAAGCCAAAGCTGAGGAGTTAGAGACACAAATATATGTGCTTCGTCAGGAAATGGAGAGATTGAGGCAAGGCAGAGATAGAAAATCAGTGAGGCCCCAAATTGCATCACCAATCAATCAATTAGAAGCACAAAATGAAACAGAGAAGAGAGTGCTTGTGTGTCGGTTGAAGGAAGACGATCCTAATCCCAAGGATGGAAGACGAAAGCCCCAGACATGCAGACGCTCGCCCCTGACAGATATTGGTAATATCTCAACCCTGAAGAAGCAGCAGCAGTCTGGTGAGGCAACCTTGCCATTGTTTAGCCTTCATAAAGAGGAAATGAAACGTTCATTATAG
- the LOC108455550 gene encoding agamous-like MADS-box protein AGL61 — translation MVQKNAIQGRQKITMKKIEKKNNLQVTFSKRRAGLFKKASELCTLCGVDIAIIVFSPAGKVFSFGHPNVESAVHRFLTRNTSSVHFDIVEAHPNANIRELNAQITHLLEMLEGEKSKGQALDEEREAGRRQCWWQAPIHELGLSELQQLRNAMEELKRNVGKQANLMQAAVECSNDWPFLKPNGVGISNFGTQENEMNASSSITQMHKFGPDLYFDF, via the coding sequence ATGGTGCAGAAGAATGCAATCCAGGGTCGCCAAAAGATCACCATgaaaaagatagaaaagaaaaataatctTCAAGTAACCTTCTCTAAACGCCGTGCGGGGCTTTTTAAAAAGGCTAGTGAACTCTGCACCCTTTGTGGAGTAGACATCGCAATCATAGTGTTCTCCCCTGCAGGCAAGGTCTTCTCTTTTGGCCACCCTAATGTCGAATCCGCCGTCCATCGGTTTCTCACTCGAAACACTTCCAGCGTGCATTTTGACATTGTCGAAGCTCATCCAAATGCTAACATCCGTGAGCTTAATGCACAAATAACTCATCTTCTTGAGATGTTGGAAGGTGAGAAAAGTAAGGGCCAAGCACTTGATGAAGAAAGGGAAGCTGGTCGAAGGCAATGCTGGTGGCAAGCCCCCATCCATGAACTCGGGTTGAGTGAGCTTCAACAGTTGAGAAATGCGATGGAGGAGCTGAAGAGGAATGTAGGGAAACAAGCCAACCTGATGCAGGCTGCGGTTGAGTGCAGCAATGACTGGCCATTTTTGAAGCCAAATGGTGTAGGAATTAGTAATTTTGGCACTcaagaaaatgaaatgaatgcTTCTTCTAGTATTACTCAAATGCATAAATTTGGTCCGGACCTGTATTTTGATTTTTGA